The Paenibacillus uliginis N3/975 genome has a window encoding:
- a CDS encoding glucosamine-6-phosphate deaminase has protein sequence MSLPTVVERIVDRLKVKVYENRSMLGRAAGLDCAAHMRELLGKQEQVRMIFAAAPSQNEFLETLVKVPDIDWSRVTAFHMDEYIGLDSDAPQRFGLFLKLRLFDLVHPAEVYLIQSSNSPEEECRRYSEIIAEEPIDIVCMGIGENGHIAFNDPPVADFNDPDLMKTVELDEVCRQQQVNDGCFESMDLVPTHALTLTIPALMRGKRLFCMVPGNTKKDAVQRTLKDEMSTACPSTILRQHEDCTLYTDTAAYGEPES, from the coding sequence ATGAGTTTGCCGACTGTGGTGGAAAGGATCGTTGATCGGCTAAAGGTGAAGGTGTATGAGAACCGTTCCATGCTCGGAAGAGCGGCTGGACTGGATTGCGCGGCACATATGAGAGAACTGTTAGGTAAGCAGGAACAGGTGCGTATGATATTTGCAGCAGCTCCTTCACAGAATGAGTTTTTGGAGACGCTTGTGAAGGTGCCGGACATTGACTGGTCTCGCGTGACAGCTTTTCATATGGATGAATATATCGGACTTGATTCAGATGCGCCGCAAAGGTTCGGGCTTTTCCTGAAGCTGAGGTTATTCGACCTTGTCCATCCTGCAGAAGTATATCTGATCCAGAGTTCGAATTCTCCGGAAGAGGAGTGCCGACGTTATAGCGAGATTATCGCGGAGGAACCGATTGATATTGTCTGCATGGGGATCGGGGAGAATGGACATATCGCCTTTAATGATCCACCCGTTGCCGATTTCAACGATCCCGATCTCATGAAAACGGTGGAGCTGGACGAAGTATGCCGGCAGCAGCAGGTAAACGACGGCTGCTTCGAGTCGATGGATCTCGTTCCCACACATGCGTTAACACTAACGATTCCTGCACTGATGAGGGGTAAAAGATTGTTCTGTATGGTACCCGGAAATACGAAGAAAGATGCTGTCCAGCGGACATTGAAGGATGAAATGTCGACAGCTTGCCCGTCCACCATCCTGCGTCAACATGAGGACTGCACGCTGTATACGGATACGGCAGCTTACGGGGAGCCAGAATCATGA
- a CDS encoding N-acetylglucosamine-6-phosphate deacetylase: MKLEDSWTVSGIHYGTGRPVQVKIQGTQIVNVSPDDSADHSDLPFIGPGLVDLQINGYGGRDFNTHPLSVDMVSSVTEQLWQTGVTAYCPTIITNGDQEIEDAARMIAKACDQNTNVEHSVIGIHLEGPFITPEDGPRGAHDRQYVKAPDWNLFQRWQEVAGGRISILTISPEWESAPTFIERCVDNGVIVSIGHTSASPEQIQEAVKAGARLSTHLGNGAHLMLPRHPNYIWEQLAEDSLYACIIADGFHLPDSFIKVALRAKGDRLMLVSDAVSLSGMPPGTYDMHIGGRVQLTEEGRLCVAEQPELLAGSAQMLTWGIGKLVSSGLTDLKNAWDMASIRPARFVDSPHAGELAAGAAADLVLFDMRGKELTVRQTIKGGQSVYTRA, encoded by the coding sequence ATGAAACTTGAAGATTCATGGACTGTTAGCGGCATTCATTATGGGACAGGAAGACCCGTCCAAGTAAAGATACAGGGAACACAGATCGTGAATGTCAGCCCAGACGATTCGGCAGACCATTCGGACTTGCCGTTTATAGGACCTGGACTGGTTGATCTTCAGATCAACGGATACGGTGGAAGAGATTTCAATACACATCCGCTGTCCGTCGATATGGTTTCTTCCGTGACGGAACAGCTATGGCAAACCGGGGTGACAGCGTACTGTCCGACAATCATTACGAACGGAGATCAGGAGATCGAAGACGCTGCACGAATGATAGCCAAAGCCTGTGATCAAAATACGAACGTGGAGCACAGTGTTATCGGCATTCACCTGGAAGGGCCGTTCATTACGCCAGAAGATGGACCGCGCGGTGCTCATGACAGGCAGTACGTAAAGGCCCCGGATTGGAACCTTTTCCAGCGCTGGCAGGAGGTGGCTGGCGGAAGGATCTCCATACTGACAATTTCACCGGAATGGGAGAGTGCGCCCACGTTTATTGAGCGCTGTGTAGATAACGGAGTAATTGTATCTATTGGGCATACCTCTGCCTCCCCGGAGCAGATTCAGGAAGCCGTAAAGGCTGGCGCCCGGTTATCTACGCATCTTGGCAATGGAGCGCATTTAATGCTGCCGCGCCATCCGAATTACATATGGGAACAGCTGGCCGAGGATTCGCTGTACGCCTGTATCATTGCGGACGGCTTTCATCTGCCGGATAGCTTCATTAAGGTTGCACTCCGGGCCAAAGGGGACCGGTTGATGCTGGTTAGTGATGCGGTGTCATTAAGCGGTATGCCGCCGGGAACCTACGACATGCATATCGGGGGAAGAGTGCAGCTGACGGAGGAAGGGAGACTGTGCGTTGCCGAGCAGCCGGAATTGCTGGCAGGATCGGCCCAAATGCTGACATGGGGTATCGGCAAGCTGGTTAGCAGCGGGCTGACGGATCTTAAGAATGCTTGGGATATGGCATCCATTCGGCCTGCACGGTTTGTCGACAGTCCCCATGCCGGTGAGTTGGCTGCGGGTGCGGCAGCGGATCTTGTGTTGTTTGATATGCGGGGAAAAGAATTGACCGTGCGCCAGACAATCAAAGGCGGTCAGTCGGTATATACAAGAGCATAA
- a CDS encoding AGE family epimerase/isomerase, which translates to MTADLLNVYRRHVDEILLPFWMRAVDGEHGGVFTCFNNRGTERLSSDKYTWSQGRFIWIWSRLVWLRRQGMMEGEAEPLLEQARAAVEFIQEHAFLESGSIAFLLTETGERKESIPGAEYDTSFYADCFVVLGFTEYARVSGELHVLLQALELYDSIMRRLGSANVRSEPYPAPEGLELHAYSMIMLNVSQELAEVLGQFRHARAQDVDDDSVRFMETIVGRFAAEDGTLFEMVDEQGVNGKKETLLCRYVNPGHTIECMWFIMKTAERHRRKDVIKQACDITKHALELGWDTEYGGLLRFVDYKGGQPKGTLTGDENERLILGSWDTKLWWPHSESLYTTLLAYEMSGDEAFRIWHEQIHEFTFKVFPNPDPDVGEWIQIRNRHNEPLDKIVALPVKDPYHILRNMLLLVELLTKRVKE; encoded by the coding sequence ATGACTGCAGATCTGCTTAATGTTTACCGTCGTCATGTGGATGAGATACTGCTTCCCTTTTGGATGAGAGCCGTCGATGGGGAGCATGGAGGCGTGTTTACTTGTTTTAATAACCGGGGAACCGAGAGATTATCCAGCGATAAATATACATGGTCTCAAGGAAGGTTTATATGGATTTGGTCCCGTCTGGTATGGCTGCGCAGGCAGGGAATGATGGAAGGTGAGGCGGAGCCGCTATTGGAGCAGGCTCGGGCTGCCGTGGAGTTTATTCAGGAGCATGCATTTTTAGAAAGCGGCAGTATTGCTTTTCTATTGACCGAGACGGGGGAACGGAAAGAAAGTATTCCGGGCGCCGAGTATGATACGAGCTTTTATGCCGATTGTTTTGTCGTACTGGGATTTACCGAATATGCCCGGGTCAGCGGAGAACTCCATGTGCTGTTACAAGCGCTTGAGCTGTACGACTCTATTATGAGACGCCTGGGCAGCGCCAATGTCCGCAGTGAGCCGTATCCGGCTCCGGAAGGGCTTGAACTGCATGCTTACTCGATGATCATGCTGAACGTTTCGCAGGAGCTGGCAGAGGTACTTGGACAATTCCGGCATGCCCGGGCTCAAGATGTGGATGATGATTCCGTCCGGTTCATGGAGACCATTGTGGGCCGGTTTGCAGCTGAGGACGGCACATTGTTCGAAATGGTGGATGAACAGGGTGTTAACGGCAAGAAAGAGACCTTATTGTGCCGCTATGTAAACCCGGGTCATACCATTGAATGCATGTGGTTTATCATGAAAACGGCCGAGAGGCACAGACGAAAGGATGTCATTAAACAGGCGTGTGACATCACCAAACATGCTCTGGAGCTCGGATGGGATACCGAGTATGGCGGTTTGCTCCGCTTTGTCGATTATAAAGGCGGTCAGCCCAAGGGAACTCTCACCGGGGATGAGAACGAACGTCTTATCCTCGGCTCCTGGGACACCAAGCTGTGGTGGCCGCATTCTGAGTCGCTGTATACGACGCTATTGGCTTATGAGATGAGCGGGGATGAGGCGTTTCGTATTTGGCACGAACAAATCCACGAATTTACGTTTAAGGTATTTCCGAATCCAGATCCGGATGTGGGAGAGTGGATTCAGATTCGGAACCGGCATAATGAACCTCTGGATAAAATCGTCGCGCTGCCGGTGAAGGATCCATATCATATTTTGCGGAACATGCTGCTGTTGGTGGAGCTGTTAACGAAGCGAGTGAAAGAATAA
- a CDS encoding beta-mannosidase — protein sequence MKLQLLDNWTFKASDEQEWLPARVPGCVHTDLLRNDKIQDPFYGTNEHDLQWIDKQDWEYETSFEVSDELMAESRLELVFDGLDTYADVYVNGKAVLAADNMFRSWKIDVKERLVPGSNHIRIVFRSPIQEDLPKLEKLGYALPADNDQSEVGGLGEKKVSIFARKAPYHYGWDWGPRFVTSGIWRECRIEAWSEAVIRDVFIHQEQVTASVARMKAVVTVEVNDDFDGTLIVTTAGQKWERKTQLTGGSNTIELAMEIKEPKLWWCRGLGEPNLYEFRAELQAEQRTVSHASVRTGLRSVRLVQEADQAGTSFYIELNGTPVFAKGANHIPNDSFLTEVTAERYRHEIASAAESNMNMLRVWGGGIYEEDIFYELCDENGLMVWQDFMFACSMYPGDEAFLNSVRLEAEENVTRLRNHPSIVLWCGNNEIDSAWAHYDEKAGWGWKQQYSNDIREKLWRDYEAIFHEILPEAVGRCAPGAEYWPSSPLVSLSRDKNQHANPETTSGDIHYWGVWHNNEPFDNYNVYVGRFMSEYGFQSFPEPKTVRTYAGESDMELESKVMLAHQKNGAGNHLIKSYMDQYMHEPKDFTSFLYMSQMQQAEAMKTAIEAHRRNKPYCMGTLYWQMNDCWPVASWAGMDYLGRWKALQYVAKRSFRDVCLAVEQKQEEGIVSVHLISDVSAPIEGILRLELISFEGKELHALSLPVQVNAQAALIVYQTQVDELLSGHNPSSVVLRVELELEGDVADSKDHYFVTDKHLLLQTPDITVREVQGNGGTVVIVESNVFARQVWLSSEQEGIFSDNFFDLIPGKPKKISFSSRHSSETAFIPASPGTVKVFSMADCIHSESLAAR from the coding sequence ATGAAACTACAATTGTTGGATAACTGGACGTTTAAAGCTTCTGATGAACAGGAATGGTTGCCTGCCCGAGTTCCGGGATGCGTACATACCGATCTGCTTCGAAATGATAAAATTCAAGATCCATTCTATGGAACGAATGAGCATGACCTGCAGTGGATTGATAAACAGGATTGGGAATATGAAACAAGTTTTGAGGTTTCCGATGAACTGATGGCAGAGTCCCGTCTGGAGCTAGTATTTGACGGGTTGGACACTTATGCGGATGTGTATGTGAACGGAAAGGCTGTTCTGGCTGCGGACAATATGTTTCGCTCCTGGAAGATTGATGTCAAGGAACGGCTCGTGCCAGGAAGCAATCATATCCGTATCGTCTTCCGTTCCCCGATTCAGGAGGATCTGCCAAAGCTAGAGAAGCTCGGATATGCACTCCCGGCAGATAATGACCAATCTGAAGTAGGAGGGCTGGGCGAGAAGAAGGTTAGCATCTTCGCTCGTAAAGCACCATATCATTACGGTTGGGACTGGGGCCCGCGGTTTGTGACGAGCGGAATCTGGCGGGAGTGCCGGATCGAGGCGTGGTCAGAGGCAGTGATTCGTGATGTGTTTATTCATCAGGAACAGGTGACGGCTTCGGTTGCCCGAATGAAGGCGGTTGTAACGGTTGAGGTAAATGATGATTTTGATGGAACTCTTATTGTCACAACAGCAGGACAGAAGTGGGAAAGAAAGACACAGCTAACCGGCGGCAGTAACACGATAGAGCTTGCTATGGAAATCAAGGAGCCTAAGCTATGGTGGTGCCGGGGTCTTGGAGAGCCGAATTTGTATGAATTCCGTGCGGAACTCCAAGCAGAGCAGCGGACGGTGTCACACGCTTCAGTACGGACCGGACTTCGCAGCGTCCGTCTCGTTCAGGAGGCAGATCAAGCTGGCACATCGTTCTACATCGAATTGAACGGGACACCTGTATTTGCCAAAGGTGCGAATCATATTCCGAATGACAGCTTCCTAACTGAAGTAACGGCAGAACGTTACCGTCATGAGATTGCGTCTGCTGCCGAATCCAATATGAACATGCTTCGCGTTTGGGGCGGAGGCATTTACGAAGAGGACATTTTCTATGAGCTGTGTGATGAAAATGGGTTAATGGTGTGGCAGGACTTTATGTTTGCCTGCAGTATGTATCCCGGGGATGAAGCGTTCCTGAATAGCGTTCGGCTGGAAGCAGAGGAGAATGTGACGCGTCTGCGCAACCACCCGAGCATTGTGCTCTGGTGTGGAAATAATGAGATTGACTCTGCATGGGCGCATTATGATGAGAAAGCGGGCTGGGGATGGAAGCAGCAGTACAGCAATGACATTCGCGAGAAGTTATGGAGAGATTACGAAGCCATATTCCACGAGATATTGCCAGAGGCCGTCGGCAGATGTGCACCAGGTGCTGAGTATTGGCCGTCTTCTCCGCTCGTGTCACTCAGCAGGGACAAGAACCAGCATGCTAATCCCGAAACCACGAGTGGCGATATCCACTATTGGGGAGTGTGGCACAACAACGAGCCGTTTGATAACTATAACGTATATGTGGGACGCTTCATGAGTGAATACGGTTTTCAGTCGTTCCCAGAACCCAAGACGGTAAGAACGTATGCTGGTGAGAGCGATATGGAGCTGGAATCCAAGGTTATGCTGGCACACCAGAAGAACGGAGCGGGGAACCACTTGATCAAAAGTTATATGGACCAGTACATGCATGAGCCGAAGGATTTCACTTCGTTTCTGTATATGAGCCAAATGCAGCAGGCGGAAGCGATGAAGACAGCCATTGAAGCGCATCGTCGTAATAAGCCGTACTGTATGGGTACGCTATATTGGCAGATGAACGACTGCTGGCCGGTCGCTTCCTGGGCGGGCATGGATTATTTGGGCCGGTGGAAGGCATTGCAGTATGTTGCTAAGCGCAGCTTCCGTGATGTCTGTCTTGCCGTAGAACAGAAGCAGGAGGAGGGCATCGTTTCAGTTCATTTGATTTCCGATGTGTCTGCACCTATTGAGGGTATCCTGCGGCTTGAGCTGATCAGTTTCGAAGGGAAAGAACTGCACGCATTATCTCTTCCCGTGCAAGTCAATGCGCAGGCGGCTTTAATAGTGTATCAGACTCAGGTTGATGAACTCCTGAGCGGACACAATCCTTCCTCGGTCGTCCTCCGCGTAGAGTTAGAGCTGGAAGGGGACGTTGCGGACAGCAAAGATCATTATTTTGTAACCGACAAGCATCTTCTGCTGCAAACCCCTGACATCACGGTCAGAGAGGTTCAGGGTAACGGCGGTACGGTTGTTATTGTGGAGAGCAATGTGTTTGCACGCCAGGTATGGCTGTCTTCAGAACAAGAAGGCATTTTCAGCGATAACTTCTTCGACCTGATCCCTGGGAAGCCGAAGAAGATTTCCTTTAGCTCCCGTCATTCTAGCGAGACAGCATTCATTCCGGCGTCCCCGGGAACAGTGAAGGTATTTTCGATGGCGGATTGCATCCATTCGGAGTCCTTAGCAGCACGGTGA
- a CDS encoding OsmC family protein, producing MPVETFKATAHLQQGMVVKAKSRNFEITIDEPKSLGGTDEGMNPVELVLCALGACQSIVASVYARKFNIDLKDFWVEVEGDLDTDGFMNKSDVRRGYSDIRYNIHIKTDAAREQVQEFVEFIERTCPVGDTINNPVNLQLNKIIIEA from the coding sequence ATGCCTGTAGAGACTTTTAAAGCAACTGCACATCTGCAACAGGGAATGGTTGTTAAAGCGAAATCAAGAAATTTTGAGATTACGATTGATGAGCCGAAATCATTAGGCGGTACGGATGAAGGAATGAATCCGGTGGAACTGGTACTGTGTGCACTCGGTGCCTGTCAGTCGATCGTAGCAAGTGTATACGCCCGTAAATTTAATATTGATTTGAAGGACTTTTGGGTAGAGGTAGAAGGAGATCTGGATACCGACGGATTTATGAATAAATCCGATGTCCGCCGCGGGTATTCAGATATAAGATATAACATTCATATTAAGACTGACGCAGCGAGAGAACAGGTTCAAGAGTTTGTGGAATTCATCGAACGCACCTGCCCTGTAGGAGATACGATCAATAATCCGGTCAATCTGCAGCTAAACAAAATTATCATTGAAGCTTAA
- a CDS encoding ABC transporter substrate-binding protein, whose amino-acid sequence MKKRTLLLLLLTLVLVISGCTVKTKDESSQQPSEPAGEKPANPSAETIELLAMSSQESDVNIIRDQLTKNGFNVKLNLQPDYGSYKAQQDAGNYDVILSSWTTVTGNPDYAVRSLFKTGGDYSIMSDEEVDKLVDQAATQTSEDAKETYKQLEQRLVTDKAYIAPLYISLKSQALNKDILDENSVRLSKSRSLPWEAVDFKDQSKRDKEPLVLAQSTSTLTSLDPIKGNDGSINIINTNMNARLINLTDDDKITSEGSLSYNHSIAEGNSEYYFILRDDINFAKVDNKLAVDSGERVGADDVVFALNRAKDKDSVPDHRTYTLHEHIKDVEVVKDLSALDSVKVSGSDETVRQSLEKGLETKISSLVTDKNQASTKDGKYQVIKLTTTEPFPQVLNYLAHQSAGIVSKKQVESINTYDVAKFDVNKDIPYGDQNTVTEGDKYNNTLFASGPYILSSKNDYEAVFYKNPGYMKGTEHEPKINQVKVRFIKDADSTLSALRSNEIHLYYGVPETKYDVVKGDSKLKLQSIESNAVSYLLFNTKNRDIAKSEDLRKAVLYSINQDEILAYYNNNKIKAFSTVSPMIKTGNELKADPAKVKEFLANYQNASK is encoded by the coding sequence ATGAAAAAAAGAACACTTTTACTGCTGCTGCTTACGTTAGTACTGGTAATCAGCGGCTGCACCGTAAAAACCAAAGACGAATCATCGCAGCAGCCATCTGAGCCGGCAGGCGAGAAACCGGCAAACCCGTCGGCAGAAACGATTGAACTGCTCGCTATGAGCTCACAAGAATCGGATGTGAACATCATCCGTGACCAACTCACCAAAAACGGCTTCAATGTAAAGCTCAATCTTCAGCCCGACTACGGTAGCTATAAAGCTCAGCAGGATGCTGGTAACTATGATGTTATCCTCTCTAGTTGGACAACCGTAACCGGTAACCCTGACTATGCTGTACGTTCCCTGTTTAAGACCGGCGGTGACTACAGTATCATGTCCGATGAAGAAGTTGACAAACTGGTTGACCAAGCAGCAACGCAAACATCAGAAGATGCCAAAGAAACCTATAAACAGCTGGAACAGCGTCTCGTCACTGATAAAGCCTACATTGCACCGCTGTACATCTCACTGAAGAGCCAAGCGTTAAACAAGGACATTCTCGACGAGAACTCCGTGCGCCTGTCCAAATCCCGTTCCCTTCCATGGGAAGCCGTTGATTTCAAAGACCAATCCAAGCGTGACAAAGAGCCGCTGGTTCTGGCCCAATCGACTTCAACACTGACATCACTTGACCCAATCAAAGGTAACGACGGATCGATCAACATTATTAACACGAACATGAACGCTCGCCTGATCAATCTGACCGATGACGACAAAATTACGTCCGAAGGTTCGCTGTCATACAATCACAGCATTGCCGAGGGCAACTCCGAATACTATTTCATCCTAAGAGATGACATCAACTTCGCCAAAGTGGATAACAAGCTGGCCGTAGATTCCGGCGAACGTGTCGGTGCTGACGACGTGGTGTTCGCCCTGAACCGTGCCAAGGATAAAGACTCCGTTCCGGATCACCGGACATATACGTTACATGAACACATTAAGGATGTAGAGGTTGTTAAAGACTTGAGCGCCCTGGATTCCGTCAAAGTATCCGGAAGTGACGAAACTGTAAGACAATCCCTGGAAAAAGGGCTGGAAACCAAAATTTCATCCCTCGTTACCGACAAAAATCAAGCAAGCACCAAGGACGGCAAATATCAGGTCATCAAGTTGACGACTACTGAGCCGTTCCCGCAAGTACTGAACTACCTGGCTCACCAATCGGCCGGTATCGTATCCAAGAAACAGGTTGAGAGCATCAACACGTATGACGTAGCCAAATTTGATGTGAACAAGGACATTCCGTACGGAGACCAGAACACGGTAACCGAAGGTGACAAGTACAACAACACCCTGTTTGCCAGCGGTCCTTACATTCTGTCTTCCAAAAATGATTACGAAGCTGTGTTCTACAAAAACCCTGGTTATATGAAAGGCACTGAGCATGAGCCTAAGATCAATCAGGTAAAAGTACGCTTCATCAAAGATGCCGACAGCACGTTGTCCGCATTGCGCAGTAACGAGATTCACCTGTACTATGGCGTTCCGGAAACGAAGTATGATGTTGTCAAAGGCGACAGCAAGCTGAAGCTCCAATCCATCGAGAGCAACGCCGTTTCTTACCTGCTCTTCAATACCAAGAACCGCGATATTGCGAAGAGTGAAGATCTGAGAAAAGCCGTACTGTACTCCATCAACCAGGATGAAATCCTGGCGTACTACAACAATAACAAGATCAAGGCCTTCTCCACCGTCAGCCCGATGATCAAAACCGGTAATGAGCTGAAAGCCGATCCGGCGAAGGTGAAAGAATTCCTGGCAAACTATCAAAACGCTTCAAAATAA
- a CDS encoding sodium:solute symporter family protein, translating to MKLADLIVIGVYIVLVIGATYWSLKQVKNSNDFFAAGGKLPWWLSGVSHHMSGYSAAVFVAYAAVAYNYGFTMYVWWAVPIAIGVFAGSILFAPRWARLRLRLNIESPMEYLSIRYNVPTQQLMAWSGVLLKVFDVGAKWAAIAVILNVFTGLDLVTGIIISGAIGLFYTAIGGLWADALNDFGQFIVQLIAAAAMIVAVATQLGGFGELLTMWDRLPAENSMPLREPYTLGFVLAYLLIYTFSYNGGTWNLAQRFIASPRGKDAQKAALLSSVLYLVWPLFIFYPMWAAPILFPGLEDPTKSYSIMATELLPSGLVGMVLIAMFTQTLAMTSSDANAITAVVTRDILPAMFPKRFNKNKTSLFAVRLTVLIFILITVVIAMNAKSFGGVLDLLIIWFGGLVGPISIPMLLGLLSWFRRSGSAAAITSWCAGIIVFILVKFVIPDLSTAAVVASPVLTSLVIYAGMGWLNPNKKVRPEVDELLNALNNDEDAVRGKPPAGTAIDAS from the coding sequence GTGAAATTAGCAGATCTGATTGTCATCGGTGTGTATATTGTACTTGTCATAGGTGCGACTTACTGGTCTTTGAAGCAAGTAAAGAACAGTAACGATTTTTTTGCGGCGGGGGGCAAGCTGCCTTGGTGGTTATCGGGGGTTTCTCACCATATGTCCGGCTATAGTGCTGCGGTATTCGTCGCTTACGCGGCCGTAGCTTATAACTATGGGTTTACGATGTATGTCTGGTGGGCCGTTCCGATTGCGATCGGTGTGTTTGCGGGATCCATTTTGTTCGCTCCGCGCTGGGCAAGACTCAGGCTGCGGCTGAACATCGAATCGCCGATGGAGTATTTGTCTATTCGGTATAATGTGCCTACACAACAGCTGATGGCCTGGAGCGGGGTGCTGCTAAAAGTGTTTGACGTAGGGGCAAAATGGGCTGCGATCGCCGTGATTCTAAATGTGTTCACAGGGCTGGATCTCGTGACCGGTATTATCATTTCCGGGGCAATAGGTCTGTTCTACACGGCTATCGGAGGGTTATGGGCAGATGCGCTGAATGATTTCGGACAGTTTATTGTCCAGCTGATTGCGGCCGCTGCCATGATTGTTGCCGTAGCAACGCAATTGGGAGGATTCGGTGAGCTGCTAACGATGTGGGACCGCTTGCCAGCCGAAAATTCTATGCCGCTGCGGGAGCCGTACACGTTAGGATTTGTCCTGGCTTACCTGCTCATATATACGTTCAGTTACAACGGAGGGACGTGGAATCTAGCTCAACGGTTCATTGCCTCCCCGCGGGGAAAGGACGCCCAAAAAGCTGCTCTTTTATCGTCTGTTCTGTATCTTGTCTGGCCGCTGTTTATTTTTTACCCGATGTGGGCAGCTCCGATCTTGTTTCCAGGTTTGGAAGATCCGACGAAATCGTATTCGATTATGGCAACGGAACTGCTGCCAAGCGGACTGGTTGGGATGGTGCTTATTGCGATGTTCACTCAGACACTTGCAATGACTTCGTCTGATGCTAATGCTATAACGGCGGTGGTCACGCGAGATATTTTACCTGCCATGTTCCCAAAACGGTTTAACAAAAATAAAACTTCTCTGTTCGCCGTAAGACTAACCGTACTCATCTTTATATTGATTACCGTTGTGATCGCCATGAACGCAAAATCATTCGGCGGTGTATTGGACCTGCTCATTATATGGTTTGGAGGCTTAGTCGGGCCGATCTCCATTCCGATGCTGCTCGGTTTGCTGTCCTGGTTCCGCCGGAGCGGTTCGGCAGCTGCAATTACGTCCTGGTGCGCAGGGATCATCGTGTTTATTCTGGTTAAGTTTGTAATTCCGGATCTGAGCACGGCTGCGGTGGTCGCTTCGCCTGTCTTAACATCGCTCGTTATTTATGCGGGAATGGGCTGGCTGAACCCGAACAAAAAAGTACGTCCGGAAGTGGATGAGCTGCTAAATGCGCTGAATAACGATGAAGATGCTGTACGAGGCAAGCCGCCTGCAGGAACAGCCATCGATGCAAGCTGA
- a CDS encoding ROK family protein yields the protein MTKGTAVLRQQNEKRVLAFLRKERISSRLDIARHLKISKNTVSLIVEKYIKQHIIQEIGINETSTAGRPKIKIKIIPNSLKSVGILIQHNQGFLVVTDYYSRVIDSEIFTLNTSEPGRCLDEIGRRTAALLSKHPETLGVGVGMPGIVNPDKGFVHYSSHLGWSDVDVSKLLSLHISLPLQVMNNVKASALATLQQLETETADSTFYIRIDEGVGGAFLIRDKLHFGGSWTAGEVGHLMIDPTGPLCQCGRNGCLEALIRTKAVRHRLQQLEAEQYTGAHAISNTESEAHVSPWGNTVTDRNTEDKSVLIDAPLNAWEGLTPEDRVYTEVGQYLSTALTHIIHLCNPKQIVIDSPYGDSEHFKQITMRLTQGNTLRFPYEHTDILFVQNRENPAVGAALSIIQNFENYE from the coding sequence ATGACGAAAGGAACCGCAGTCTTACGGCAGCAAAATGAGAAACGTGTCTTGGCCTTTCTGAGGAAAGAACGCATCAGCTCACGCCTGGACATCGCCCGTCATCTTAAAATCAGTAAAAATACAGTATCTCTTATCGTAGAAAAATACATCAAACAGCACATCATTCAGGAAATCGGCATAAATGAGACATCCACTGCCGGACGGCCCAAAATCAAAATTAAGATCATCCCGAACTCTCTCAAATCGGTCGGAATTCTGATTCAGCACAATCAAGGTTTTCTCGTAGTAACCGATTATTACTCCCGGGTTATAGATTCGGAAATCTTCACCCTGAACACCTCCGAACCCGGTCGCTGTCTGGACGAGATCGGGCGCAGAACCGCTGCGCTACTCAGCAAACATCCGGAGACACTCGGTGTCGGAGTGGGCATGCCGGGTATCGTGAACCCGGACAAAGGGTTTGTGCATTACTCTTCGCATTTAGGCTGGAGTGATGTTGATGTGAGCAAGCTGCTCTCCCTCCATATTTCCCTGCCTTTACAGGTGATGAACAACGTTAAGGCAAGCGCTCTTGCCACACTGCAGCAGTTAGAAACAGAAACGGCTGATTCCACCTTTTATATACGTATTGACGAGGGGGTTGGCGGAGCCTTTCTGATCCGGGACAAGCTCCATTTCGGCGGATCATGGACGGCTGGTGAAGTAGGCCATTTAATGATTGATCCCACAGGTCCCCTCTGCCAATGTGGACGAAACGGATGCCTTGAAGCATTGATTCGTACCAAGGCGGTACGCCATCGCCTGCAGCAGTTGGAAGCAGAGCAATATACGGGAGCACACGCAATCTCTAATACGGAATCAGAGGCACATGTCTCCCCTTGGGGTAACACTGTAACTGACCGGAACACGGAAGACAAATCCGTTCTGATCGATGCTCCCTTGAATGCCTGGGAAGGGTTAACTCCGGAGGACCGCGTGTATACGGAAGTCGGCCAATACTTAAGCACGGCACTCACACACATTATCCATCTTTGCAATCCTAAACAGATCGTAATCGACAGCCCTTATGGTGATAGCGAGCACTTCAAGCAGATTACAATGAGGTTGACTCAAGGTAACACGCTGCGCTTTCCTTATGAACATACCGATATTCTATTTGTCCAGAACCGGGAAAATCCGGCGGTCGGCGCCGCACTATCCATCATCCAGAATTTTGAAAACTACGAGTAG